One genomic window of Sporocytophaga myxococcoides DSM 11118 includes the following:
- a CDS encoding ArnT family glycosyltransferase, protein MNRLSNYLFFGFLLLIIAYHLFTLEIQPLPWFDEVYFASIADNFINNGSLVPEIASYARNGRPALTYGPVYFFLTGLSMKFFGLGIGQFRIVALLSGLLCVRLTYSIVKSQVAAESWRYKILIISILTDPFFSLAFHQGRMDLTALCFCLTAIFYFLKGGNKNILVSGIAGVLSLLTTPRAIVVLLPLFTFLLIDIFKEKQYKKAFLWASPFLLIYPLWVYIGFGGFGAFVNYYLTINGVTNSANGDYIGPNLYIPSHEYCLIFVAFIALTYGMIKQGKTYFKPVVVISHIAILSFYLIVLDWGPYSSFIIPFYYIIIFYSWSLVPEARGIKAFYSLPVFLVLIFNLTYSVVKADQVLTSRKVRDPKLADTFVSENISPGSKVVGDALFYYSVKKNGSDFQLFDQYDTLESRERKHRLDFKYNYLIAAEVMKPKNAEITEYYIKMGGLEKVAIFKSEMTKAGNCEILSNLEKVGYSGSIYLRK, encoded by the coding sequence ATGAACCGCCTGAGCAATTACCTTTTCTTTGGCTTTTTACTGCTGATAATAGCCTATCATCTTTTTACTCTTGAAATACAGCCGCTGCCGTGGTTTGATGAGGTTTATTTCGCGAGTATAGCTGATAATTTTATAAACAATGGAAGTCTAGTTCCTGAAATAGCATCGTATGCAAGAAACGGACGTCCGGCACTTACTTACGGACCTGTTTACTTTTTTCTTACAGGTTTATCAATGAAGTTCTTCGGTTTAGGTATAGGGCAATTCAGAATTGTTGCTTTATTGTCCGGTTTGCTTTGTGTGAGGCTTACCTATTCAATTGTTAAAAGCCAGGTTGCTGCTGAATCATGGAGATATAAGATTTTGATTATTTCTATTCTTACAGATCCTTTTTTCAGTCTTGCTTTTCATCAAGGTAGGATGGACCTCACGGCATTATGCTTTTGTCTAACTGCTATATTTTATTTTCTAAAAGGTGGGAATAAAAATATATTGGTCAGCGGTATTGCAGGTGTATTGTCTTTGCTTACAACTCCAAGAGCCATTGTTGTGCTTTTGCCCTTGTTTACATTTCTCTTGATAGATATTTTTAAAGAAAAACAATATAAAAAAGCTTTTCTTTGGGCTTCACCATTTTTATTGATATATCCATTATGGGTATATATCGGATTTGGAGGATTTGGAGCTTTTGTCAATTATTACCTGACAATAAACGGAGTTACAAATTCAGCCAATGGAGACTACATTGGTCCTAATCTTTATATCCCATCTCATGAATACTGTCTTATTTTTGTTGCTTTCATTGCATTGACATATGGTATGATAAAACAAGGCAAGACTTATTTTAAGCCAGTTGTTGTAATAAGTCATATTGCTATTCTCTCCTTTTACCTAATAGTTTTGGATTGGGGACCTTATTCCTCTTTTATCATTCCATTTTATTATATAATCATATTTTATAGTTGGTCTCTGGTCCCAGAAGCAAGAGGAATAAAAGCGTTTTATTCCTTACCTGTGTTTTTAGTTTTAATTTTTAATCTGACTTATTCTGTTGTTAAAGCAGATCAGGTATTAACAAGCCGAAAAGTAAGAGATCCTAAATTAGCAGATACCTTCGTTAGTGAAAATATTTCTCCGGGAAGCAAAGTAGTTGGAGATGCACTTTTTTATTATTCAGTTAAAAAAAATGGGTCAGACTTTCAACTTTTTGATCAATATGATACGTTGGAGTCAAGAGAAAGAAAACATAGGTTAGATTTTAAGTATAATTACCTCATTGCAGCTGAAGTAATGAAGCCTAAGAATGCTGAAATTACTGAATATTATATAAAAATGGGCGGTCTTGAAAAAGTTGCAATTTTCAAGTCTGAAATGACAAAAGCCGGAAATTGCGAAATATTATCTAACCTTGAAAAAGTTGGTTATAGCGGCTCTATTTATCTAAGAAAATGA
- a CDS encoding gamma carbonic anhydrase family protein, which produces MPIIKALNGQKPEFGENIYVAENATIIGDVKMGDDCTVWFNAVIRGDVNAIRIGNKVNIQDGACVHCTYQKAATTIGNNVSIGHHAIVHGCTLEDNVLVGMGAIIMDHAYVERNSIIAAGAVVLENTRIESGSIYAGVPAKKVKDAGSEHVEGIINRIANNYVKYAGWYKDSSEDISL; this is translated from the coding sequence ATGCCAATAATAAAAGCTTTAAATGGTCAGAAACCTGAGTTCGGGGAAAATATCTATGTAGCTGAAAATGCTACTATCATTGGAGATGTAAAGATGGGAGATGATTGCACTGTCTGGTTTAACGCTGTAATTCGCGGAGATGTAAATGCAATCAGAATAGGAAACAAAGTGAATATTCAGGATGGTGCCTGTGTTCATTGTACTTATCAGAAGGCTGCAACAACAATCGGAAATAATGTTTCTATCGGCCATCATGCAATAGTTCATGGCTGCACGCTTGAGGATAATGTGCTTGTTGGTATGGGTGCAATTATTATGGATCATGCGTATGTTGAAAGGAACTCTATTATAGCAGCAGGTGCAGTGGTTCTGGAAAATACAAGAATAGAATCTGGTAGTATCTATGCGGGCGTTCCGGCCAAAAAGGTGAAAGATGCCGGAAGCGAACATGTGGAAGGTATAATTAATCGGATTGCAAATAACTATGTGAAGTATGCAGGCTGGTACAAAGATAGCAGTGAAGATATTTCTTTATAG
- a CDS encoding glutamate synthase subunit beta produces MGKPTGFMEFGRELPKKRDPKDRIGDYKELYLEFGTEKVETQASRCMNCGVPFCHSGCPLGNIIPEFNDAVYEKNWEEAAEILLSTNNFPEFTGRICPAPCEAACVLGINKPPVTIEEIEKNIVEVAFAKGYIKAKAPKERTGKKVAVIGSGPAGLATAAQLNKAGHSVTVFERADQIGGLLRYGIPDFKLEKWVVERRVKLMEDEGVVFKTNSNVGDNVKVKDVLKEFDAIVLTGGSTIPRDVPIPGRNLKGVHFAMEFLTQQNGRVSGKTFKPEEEIWATGKNVVVIGGGDTGSDCVGTSNRHKAKSITQVELLPKPPAERDATMPWPNWPMILRTSTSHEEGCNRNWAIFTKEFVGDSDGKLTGIKIAEMGWSTPEDGKMPKYQEVPGTEKVIPCELALLAIGFLHPQHSGMLNELGVEYDERGNVKCNEKYQTSVPKVFSAGDMRRGQSLVVWAISEGREAARHVDTFLMGESKLESKDVSMLNVNSL; encoded by the coding sequence ATGGGTAAGCCAACGGGATTCATGGAATTCGGCAGAGAACTGCCAAAGAAAAGAGATCCTAAAGACAGGATCGGTGATTACAAAGAATTGTATTTGGAATTCGGAACTGAGAAGGTAGAAACTCAGGCCTCCAGATGTATGAATTGTGGCGTACCTTTCTGCCACAGCGGTTGTCCTCTTGGCAACATCATACCTGAATTCAATGATGCAGTTTATGAAAAGAACTGGGAGGAAGCGGCTGAAATCCTTCTTTCTACAAATAACTTCCCTGAGTTTACAGGAAGAATTTGCCCAGCTCCTTGTGAAGCAGCCTGTGTATTAGGTATCAACAAACCTCCTGTGACGATCGAAGAGATCGAAAAAAATATAGTGGAGGTTGCTTTCGCTAAAGGTTATATCAAAGCTAAAGCTCCAAAAGAAAGAACGGGTAAAAAGGTAGCTGTGATCGGGTCTGGTCCTGCAGGCCTTGCAACTGCTGCTCAGCTGAACAAAGCAGGACATTCTGTTACTGTTTTTGAAAGAGCTGATCAGATTGGTGGTCTTCTTCGTTACGGTATTCCTGACTTTAAATTAGAGAAGTGGGTAGTTGAAAGAAGAGTGAAGTTGATGGAAGACGAAGGAGTTGTCTTCAAAACAAACTCTAACGTTGGCGACAATGTGAAGGTAAAAGATGTGTTGAAAGAATTTGATGCAATCGTTCTTACCGGAGGGTCAACAATACCAAGAGATGTACCTATTCCTGGAAGAAACCTTAAGGGCGTTCATTTTGCAATGGAGTTCCTTACTCAGCAAAATGGCCGTGTAAGCGGAAAAACTTTCAAACCGGAAGAAGAGATCTGGGCTACAGGTAAAAATGTTGTTGTAATAGGTGGTGGAGATACAGGATCTGACTGTGTTGGGACTTCTAACAGACATAAAGCAAAATCAATCACTCAGGTTGAATTATTGCCTAAGCCTCCTGCAGAAAGAGATGCTACCATGCCTTGGCCAAACTGGCCAATGATTCTGAGAACCTCTACTTCTCACGAAGAAGGATGTAACAGAAACTGGGCGATATTTACCAAAGAATTCGTTGGTGATAGCGATGGTAAGCTTACTGGTATCAAAATCGCTGAAATGGGCTGGAGTACTCCTGAAGATGGCAAAATGCCAAAGTATCAGGAAGTGCCTGGTACTGAAAAAGTCATTCCTTGCGAATTAGCTCTTCTTGCAATCGGATTCCTTCATCCGCAACATTCAGGTATGCTGAATGAGCTTGGCGTGGAGTATGACGAAAGAGGAAATGTTAAGTGCAACGAGAAATATCAGACATCTGTGCCGAAAGTATTCTCTGCAGGAGATATGAGAAGAGGTCAATCGCTGGTAGTTTGGGCGATCTCTGAAGGTAGAGAAGCTGCAAGACACGTTGACACATTCCTTATGGGAGAATCCAAGCTTGAATCTAAAGATGTCTCAATGCTTAACGTTAACAGTCTGTAA
- the gltB gene encoding glutamate synthase large subunit, translating to MAEQETSGLYDSSFERDSCGIGFVANVKGRKSHEIVDNALKMLARMEHRGACGCENNTGDGAGILIQVPHEFFVDECVKIGIKLPPFGQYGVGTVFFPKDEKLREDCRAILNRNIEKLGLTLLGYRKLPTNNSEIGPSAIAVEPTMEQVFVQKPDSIKTSDDFERKLFILRNYTTRIVRETFQLPNINDAFHIVSLSYKTIVYKGQLMTAQVRSFFPDLQNKRVISAIAVVHSRFSTNTFPSFRLAQPFRYIAHNGEINTVKGNVNWMRAQEAGFESKYFTREELDMILPICDSTASDSANLDNAIELLVLSGRSLPHVMMMLVPEAWDGNKDMSEEKKGFYEYHAALMEPWDGPASISFTDGKIVGATLDRNGLRPSRWCVTEDDIVIMASEAGVVDVDPAKIVKKGRLQPGKMFVVDLEQGKIISDEDLKKEICTSKPYKEWLKNKIKIKDLPEPLGTFHQPDESTLLKRQQAFGYSKEDLKTIIAEMAATGKEPIGSMGTDAPLAILSDQSQHLSHYFKQLFAQVTNPPIDPIREKMVMSLVSYVGGSLNLLEESPLHCRQVELSQPILTNKDLEKLRYLDQAYFQTKTINIFFKAEDKPGTLEKALNRICQYAADAVEDGFSIILLSDRSVDTSHAAIPSLLATAAVHHHLMRKGLRGKVGIVVEAGDAWEVHHFATLISFGASAVNPYLAFESIIDLKNKNILKVDLPEEKLFYNYIKAINEGLLKVFSKMGISTLQSYQGAQIFEALGIHKEVIDKYFTNTVSRIGGLTLDGIAKEALLKHETAFPETPVYNPKLEVGGIYQWKRRGEFHLFNPQTIHLLQQATKTGDYQVYKKYAKLINDQSDKAATLRSLLKFKTSNDPIPLSEVEPMESIFKRFATGAMSFGSISHEAHSTLAIAMNRIGGKSNCGEGGEDEIRFEKKANGDWERSAIKQVASGRFGVTSYYLANADELQIKMAQGAKPGEGGQLPGHKVDDWIGRVRHSTPGVGLISPPPHHDIYSIEDLAQLIFDLKNSNPKARINVKLVSEAGVGTIAAGVAKAHSDVVLIAGHDGGTGASPISSIKHAGLPWELGLAEAHQTLVRNNLRSRITVQADGQMKTGRDLAIAALLGAEEWGVATAALVSTGCIIMRKCHLNTCPVGVATQDKELRALFTGKPEHVVNLFTFMATELREIMAELGFRTINEMIGQVDKLEVRDNITHWKHKNIDLSAILFKAPAGPEVGIYKQMEQDHGIDAILDLEMIKQAKPALDAQKPVTGEFNITNIDRSAGTMLSYEISTRYKGQGLPAGTVHYKFKGSAGQSFGAFGAPGIKFELEGESNDYFGKGLSGGRLILYPDKSSKFNPSDNIIVGNVCFYGATSGDAYIRGQAGERFCVRNSGAKAVVEGVGDHGCEYMTGGIAVILGETGRNFAAGMSGGIAYVYDPQKKFPARCNMEMVEFDKISDEDAASLKELIKNHHTFTGSDVAENILNNWDSALADFVKVMPTDYKAVLLKRKQLNKGTTDKEVLVQHG from the coding sequence ATGGCAGAACAAGAAACTTCTGGATTGTACGATTCCAGCTTTGAGCGTGACTCATGCGGTATCGGATTTGTCGCCAACGTGAAGGGAAGAAAATCCCATGAGATCGTTGATAATGCTCTCAAAATGCTTGCAAGAATGGAGCATAGAGGGGCGTGTGGTTGCGAAAACAACACGGGTGATGGAGCGGGTATTCTTATCCAGGTTCCGCACGAGTTTTTCGTAGACGAGTGTGTCAAGATCGGAATTAAGCTTCCGCCATTCGGACAGTACGGTGTGGGAACTGTTTTCTTTCCTAAGGATGAGAAGCTTCGTGAAGATTGCCGAGCGATCCTCAATAGAAATATTGAAAAACTAGGATTGACTTTGCTTGGTTACAGAAAACTTCCTACAAACAATTCAGAGATCGGTCCAAGCGCTATTGCAGTGGAGCCGACTATGGAACAGGTATTTGTTCAAAAGCCTGACAGCATCAAAACCAGCGACGATTTTGAGAGAAAGCTGTTTATCCTGAGAAATTACACTACCAGAATCGTAAGGGAAACTTTCCAGCTTCCTAATATCAATGACGCCTTTCATATTGTGTCATTGTCTTACAAAACAATCGTTTACAAAGGTCAGTTGATGACCGCACAGGTAAGATCTTTTTTTCCTGACCTTCAGAATAAAAGAGTTATATCTGCAATTGCAGTAGTTCACTCAAGGTTCTCTACCAATACTTTCCCATCATTCAGACTTGCACAACCTTTCAGATACATCGCTCACAATGGTGAGATCAATACTGTAAAAGGTAATGTTAACTGGATGAGAGCTCAGGAAGCTGGTTTTGAATCTAAATACTTTACCAGAGAAGAGCTGGACATGATCCTGCCTATCTGTGACTCTACTGCTTCTGACTCTGCTAACCTTGATAATGCTATAGAACTTCTTGTTCTTAGCGGAAGATCTCTACCTCATGTTATGATGATGCTTGTTCCTGAAGCTTGGGATGGCAATAAGGACATGAGCGAAGAGAAGAAAGGTTTCTACGAGTATCATGCAGCGCTTATGGAGCCATGGGATGGTCCTGCTTCTATATCTTTCACAGATGGTAAAATTGTTGGTGCTACACTGGATAGAAACGGTTTAAGGCCATCCAGATGGTGTGTAACTGAGGATGATATTGTAATAATGGCATCTGAGGCTGGTGTTGTTGATGTGGATCCGGCTAAAATCGTGAAGAAAGGTAGACTTCAGCCTGGAAAAATGTTCGTTGTTGACCTTGAACAAGGTAAAATCATCAGCGACGAGGATCTGAAGAAAGAAATCTGCACAAGCAAGCCATATAAAGAGTGGCTTAAAAATAAAATAAAGATTAAGGACCTTCCGGAGCCTCTTGGGACATTCCATCAGCCTGACGAAAGCACTTTGTTAAAAAGACAACAGGCTTTTGGTTACAGCAAAGAAGATCTTAAAACAATCATCGCAGAAATGGCTGCAACAGGAAAAGAGCCTATCGGATCTATGGGTACCGATGCTCCTCTTGCTATCCTTTCTGATCAGAGCCAACACTTATCTCACTACTTCAAGCAATTGTTTGCTCAGGTGACCAACCCTCCAATTGACCCTATCCGTGAAAAGATGGTTATGTCATTGGTGTCTTATGTTGGTGGTTCTCTTAACCTTCTTGAGGAGTCTCCTCTTCACTGCAGACAAGTTGAGCTAAGTCAGCCAATTCTTACAAACAAAGATCTTGAGAAATTAAGATACCTGGATCAGGCATACTTCCAGACAAAAACTATCAATATTTTCTTCAAAGCAGAAGATAAACCTGGAACGCTTGAAAAAGCGCTTAACAGAATTTGTCAATATGCTGCAGATGCTGTAGAAGATGGATTCTCAATTATCCTTCTTTCTGACAGAAGTGTTGATACAAGCCATGCTGCAATTCCTTCTCTTCTTGCTACAGCCGCAGTTCACCATCATTTGATGAGAAAAGGCCTTAGAGGAAAAGTAGGTATCGTAGTTGAAGCTGGAGATGCATGGGAAGTTCATCACTTTGCTACTCTTATCAGCTTTGGTGCTTCTGCTGTTAACCCTTATCTGGCATTTGAAAGTATTATTGACCTTAAGAATAAAAACATTCTTAAAGTTGATCTTCCTGAAGAGAAGTTATTCTATAACTATATCAAAGCAATTAATGAAGGCTTGTTGAAAGTGTTCTCTAAAATGGGTATTTCAACACTTCAGTCCTACCAAGGTGCTCAGATCTTCGAAGCGCTTGGTATTCATAAAGAAGTAATCGACAAATACTTTACTAATACAGTTTCTAGAATCGGGGGTCTTACTTTAGACGGAATTGCAAAAGAGGCTTTATTAAAGCACGAAACTGCATTCCCTGAGACTCCGGTCTACAATCCGAAACTTGAAGTAGGGGGTATTTATCAGTGGAAGCGTAGAGGTGAATTCCACTTATTCAATCCTCAGACAATTCACTTATTACAGCAGGCTACAAAAACAGGTGATTATCAGGTTTACAAGAAATATGCAAAACTGATCAATGACCAAAGTGATAAAGCTGCTACATTAAGAAGCTTACTAAAATTCAAAACAAGCAACGATCCGATTCCTTTAAGTGAAGTGGAGCCAATGGAAAGCATTTTCAAACGCTTTGCTACTGGTGCTATGTCTTTCGGATCTATTTCTCACGAAGCCCACTCAACTCTTGCTATCGCCATGAACAGAATCGGCGGAAAGAGCAATTGCGGAGAAGGTGGAGAAGATGAAATCAGGTTTGAGAAAAAGGCAAACGGAGACTGGGAAAGATCTGCTATAAAACAAGTTGCATCAGGAAGATTTGGTGTTACCAGCTACTATCTTGCTAATGCGGATGAATTACAAATTAAAATGGCTCAGGGTGCTAAACCTGGTGAAGGTGGTCAGCTTCCTGGTCATAAAGTGGATGACTGGATAGGTCGTGTAAGACACTCTACTCCTGGAGTAGGTCTTATTTCTCCTCCTCCTCACCACGATATCTATTCTATTGAAGACCTTGCTCAGCTGATCTTCGACCTTAAAAATTCGAATCCGAAAGCAAGAATCAACGTGAAACTTGTTTCTGAAGCTGGTGTTGGAACAATCGCTGCCGGTGTAGCAAAAGCACACTCAGACGTAGTTCTTATCGCGGGTCATGATGGTGGAACTGGAGCTTCTCCAATAAGTTCTATCAAACATGCTGGTCTGCCTTGGGAGCTGGGTCTTGCTGAAGCTCACCAGACTCTTGTAAGAAATAATTTAAGAAGCCGTATCACTGTTCAGGCAGACGGCCAGATGAAAACGGGAAGAGACCTTGCAATCGCAGCACTTCTTGGTGCTGAAGAGTGGGGTGTTGCAACAGCGGCACTTGTTTCTACAGGTTGTATCATCATGCGTAAATGCCATCTGAATACTTGCCCGGTTGGTGTTGCAACTCAGGATAAAGAACTTAGAGCATTGTTTACAGGAAAACCTGAGCATGTAGTGAATCTTTTCACTTTCATGGCAACTGAACTAAGAGAAATCATGGCAGAGCTTGGCTTCAGAACGATCAACGAAATGATCGGTCAGGTAGATAAGCTCGAAGTACGTGATAACATTACTCACTGGAAGCATAAGAACATCGATCTTTCTGCAATCCTGTTCAAGGCACCTGCAGGTCCTGAAGTAGGTATCTACAAACAGATGGAGCAGGATCATGGTATCGATGCAATACTTGATCTTGAGATGATCAAGCAGGCTAAACCTGCATTAGATGCTCAAAAACCAGTTACAGGAGAATTCAATATTACCAATATTGATCGTTCTGCAGGAACGATGCTTTCCTACGAAATCTCTACGAGATACAAAGGACAAGGATTACCAGCAGGAACTGTTCACTATAAATTTAAAGGTTCTGCCGGTCAAAGCTTCGGAGCATTTGGAGCACCTGGTATCAAGTTCGAACTTGAAGGGGAATCAAATGACTACTTCGGAAAAGGACTATCAGGAGGACGCTTAATTCTTTACCCGGATAAATCTTCGAAGTTCAATCCAAGTGATAACATCATCGTTGGAAACGTTTGCTTCTATGGAGCTACTTCTGGAGATGCTTATATCAGAGGACAAGCAGGTGAGCGTTTCTGCGTGCGTAACTCAGGAGCTAAAGCAGTTGTAGAAGGAGTTGGAGATCATGGTTGTGAATACATGACTGGTGGTATTGCTGTCATTCTTGGAGAAACAGGAAGAAACTTTGCAGCAGGTATGAGCGGTGGTATCGCTTATGTTTACGATCCGCAAAAGAAATTCCCTGCGAGATGCAACATGGAAATGGTTGAGTTTGACAAGATATCTGACGAAGATGCAGCATCTCTAAAAGAACTGATCAAAAATCATCACACTTTCACAGGAAGTGATGTAGCTGAAAATATATTAAATAACTGGGACAGTGCACTTGCTGACTTTGTAAAAGTAATGCCTACAGATTACAAAGCTGTCCTACTAAAAAGAAAACAATTAAATAAGGGAACTACAGACAAGGAGGTCTTGGTACAACATGGGTAA
- a CDS encoding PQQ-binding-like beta-propeller repeat protein, protein MRKNLIITVLLFFVFTQISSNETSFNRLEDLSDFFGLKWKRFIGGTSYRTNISYCNSNIIVGSNGMHYADYSVTDKNNGVYFLNAKTGAVLKHIEKEGFGDEDVNGLGIHNGRLFFGNDNDEIFCYSTTGKLLWSMPASGDIESAPALININGDNVKDPVFATETGEIAAYNGVNGKKLWSFKQEGFNGWEQTQNRFVFRIAAHFKNGSGFMCKPLTYDIDNDDVLDILVTSKDGIVYAIDGSNGEELWKYNTFFFGTTQSPVTIKYKGKNYFGITSGKSILLLDKAGKKQFEFAFSHWISDALPVMLPENKLIVCHENGISVLNFDTGDIKYSAIEGKITATPIVEDALEKGASQVIVPMESGKLAFLGIDGSIQKVFSFSRGSECSPLFVDVDGDNKKELLISSYDGYLYCYQIKR, encoded by the coding sequence ATGAGAAAGAATCTCATTATTACAGTCTTATTATTTTTCGTATTTACTCAAATAAGCAGTAATGAAACTTCCTTTAACCGACTTGAGGATTTAAGTGATTTTTTTGGCTTAAAATGGAAAAGATTCATCGGGGGGACATCTTATCGGACAAATATTTCATATTGTAATAGCAATATCATAGTGGGTTCAAATGGAATGCATTATGCAGATTATTCTGTAACAGATAAGAATAATGGTGTTTATTTTTTAAATGCTAAAACCGGAGCTGTTTTAAAACATATAGAAAAGGAAGGTTTTGGTGATGAAGATGTTAATGGGCTTGGAATTCATAATGGCAGGCTATTTTTTGGGAATGATAATGATGAGATATTCTGCTATTCAACAACTGGAAAGTTACTGTGGAGTATGCCGGCATCAGGGGATATAGAATCAGCACCTGCTTTGATCAATATTAATGGTGATAATGTCAAAGATCCTGTTTTTGCAACAGAAACGGGAGAAATTGCAGCGTATAATGGCGTAAACGGCAAAAAGCTCTGGAGTTTCAAACAGGAAGGCTTCAATGGCTGGGAGCAAACTCAAAACAGGTTTGTGTTTCGTATAGCAGCCCATTTTAAAAATGGATCGGGCTTTATGTGCAAGCCACTTACTTATGATATTGATAACGATGATGTTTTAGACATATTAGTTACGTCTAAAGATGGTATTGTTTATGCTATAGACGGATCAAATGGTGAAGAGCTTTGGAAATACAATACTTTTTTCTTTGGCACAACCCAATCGCCCGTCACTATCAAATATAAAGGAAAGAATTACTTTGGGATAACTTCTGGAAAATCTATCCTTTTGTTAGATAAGGCTGGCAAAAAGCAATTCGAGTTTGCATTTTCACACTGGATTTCGGATGCGCTTCCGGTGATGCTTCCGGAAAATAAACTGATCGTATGTCATGAAAATGGAATAAGCGTATTGAATTTTGATACAGGGGACATAAAATATTCAGCGATAGAGGGTAAAATCACTGCCACCCCGATTGTAGAAGATGCTCTTGAAAAGGGTGCCAGTCAGGTAATAGTTCCTATGGAATCTGGTAAACTTGCTTTTTTAGGTATAGATGGAAGTATTCAGAAAGTATTTTCCTTTTCCCGCGGTTCAGAGTGTTCTCCGCTGTTTGTCGATGTTGACGGAGATAATAAAAAAGAGCTGCTTATAAGCAGCTATGATGGTTATTTGTATTGCTACCAGATTAAAAGATGA